In Gemmatimonadota bacterium, a single genomic region encodes these proteins:
- a CDS encoding NHLP leader peptide family natural product precursor — MYLVIHSLQQAVILKQDQRLTTFNLPLEGGRVMRSGDEMLKQIVEKSSLDADFRQKLIADPKSTICEELDITMPESMSIQVHESDMQTVHIALPPDANITEEQLEAVSAGLCCCW, encoded by the coding sequence ATGTACTTAGTTATTCACTCACTGCAACAGGCTGTGATTCTCAAACAAGACCAAAGGCTAACGACGTTTAATTTGCCATTAGAAGGAGGAAGAGTCATGCGTAGTGGCGATGAAATGTTAAAGCAGATCGTTGAGAAGTCCTCTCTGGATGCTGATTTCAGGCAAAAGTTGATCGCGGATCCGAAGTCGACCATTTGCGAGGAACTGGACATTACGATGCCTGAATCCATGTCGATCCAGGTCCACGAGAGCGATATGCAGACGGTGCATATTGCACTGCCCCCGGATGCGAATATCACCGAGGAGCAACTCGAAGCCGTCTCGGCCGGCCTCTGCTGCTGCTGGTAA